A part of Phoenix dactylifera cultivar Barhee BC4 chromosome 2, palm_55x_up_171113_PBpolish2nd_filt_p, whole genome shotgun sequence genomic DNA contains:
- the LOC103719465 gene encoding DNA-directed RNA polymerase III subunit RPC10: MEFCPTCAMLLQIEPANSGRKLRLFCPTCPYVCPIENKIVKKEHLVKKELEPIFSGSDAMKFAPKTGTTCPRCHHGEAYFRQMQIRSADEPMTTFYMCCNEGCQFEWRDD, from the exons ATGGAATTCTGCCCGACGTGCGCGATGTTGCTGCAGATCGAGCCGGCAAACAGCGGGCGGAAGCTGCGGCTCTTCTGCCCCACCTGCCCTTACGTCTGCCCCATCGAGAACAAG ATTGTTAAGAAAGAGCATCTGGTGAAGAAAGAATTGGAGCCCATTTTTAGTGGATCGGATGCCATGAAGTTCGCTCCCAAAACCGGAA CAACCTGTCCAAGATGTCATCATGGAGAAGCATACTTCAGGCAGATGCAAATCCGATCTGCTGATGAGCCCATGACAACATTTTACATGTGCTGCAATGAGGGATGTCAATTTGAATGGAGAGATGACTGA
- the LOC103719464 gene encoding probable serine/threonine-protein kinase WNK4 isoform X2: MDRYRFGFPRDVGGGDSDAECVEYKEILGRGAFKTVYKAFDEVDGIEVAWNQVRIDEVLQSPDNLERLYSEVHLLKSLKHENIIKFYNSWVDDQKKTINIITELFTSGSLRQYRKKHKHVDMKAIKKWARQILRGLEYLHSHRPPILHRDLKCDNIFVNGNHGEVKIGDLGLAIVMQRPTARSVIGTPEFMAPELYEEEYNELVDIYSFGMCMLEMVTLEYPYSECRNPAQIYKKVTSGIKPAALAKVTDPQVRQFIEKCLVSASERLPAKELLKDPFLQYNNLKEAVFDHVDSSNVKPKVLISHSKQLSMEIDWDNKSVPGSSGTGTENNNMTPRAPILEFRRINGNNEFRLKGEKNDDSSISLILRIADSCGHARNIHFLFYLDSDTALSVAGEMVEQLDLSDYDVIFIADFIDFLIIKLVPGWQSSTHHSLSGPLSMYRQSSQLSSDYYSNPRHSIASVEIGYEQAVLSQLNMGSSARDLVQVDDGISDKKMEEKWSNINYNSNFNGLNGGEKVSQGSATSVLFAESYRSLSGHTDVDSTILDDDGCKEDKNCNIREGLSSNGYVSKLELPFSNLGEPCDNPNSLSGSSSLSLIDKEQKELKVELEIIEAQYQHWFHELSRMREEALENARKRWLMMKRDG, encoded by the exons ATGGATCGCTATAGATTTGGGTTTCCGAGGGACGTGGGCGGTGGCGATTCGGATGCAGAGTGTGTCGAG TACAAGGAGATCCTGGGGAGAGGAGCATTCAAGACAGT TTATAAAGCATTTGACGAGGTCGATGGGATAGAAGTTGCATGGAACCAAGTCAGAATTGATGAGGTGCTGCAATCTCCAGACAACCTCGAAAGGTTGTATTCTGAAGTTCATCTGTTGAAGTCTCTAAAGCATGAAAACATTATCAAGTTTTATAACTCATGGGTGGATGATCAGAAGAAGACCATTAACATCATTACTGAGCTATTCACTTCCGGAAGCCTAAGGCA ATACCGTAAAAAGCATAAACATGTGGATATGAAGGCAATAAAAAAGTGGGCAAGGCAGATTCTTCGGGGCCTGGAATACCTTCACAGCCACAGACCTCCTATTCTTCATAGAGATTTGAAGTGTGACAACATCTTTGTCAATGGAAATCATGGAGAAGTTAAAATTGGAGATCTTGGATTGGCTATTGTCATGCAACGGCCTACAGCTCGTAGTGTCATCG GTACACCTGAATTTATGGCCCCAGAACTTTATGAAGAGGAATATAATGAATTGGTTGATATTTATTCTTTTGGAATGTGCATGTTGGAAATGGTTACTCTTGAATATCCTTACAGTGAATGCAGAAATCCAGCTCAAATTTATAAGAAAGTAACCTCT GGGATCAAGCCTGCAGCACTTGCTAAAGTTACGGATCCCCAAGTAAGACAATTTATTGAAAAATGTTTGGTTTCTGCTTCCGAGAGATTGCCTGCAAAGGAGCTCTTGAAAGACCCGTTTCTTCAATATAATAATTTGAAGGAGGCTGTTTTTGATCATGTTGATTCATCAAATGTTAAACCAAAAGTATTGATTTCACATTCAAAACAATTGTCAATGGAAATAGACTGGGATAATAAGTCAGTTCCAGGGAGCTCTGGTACTGGTACAGAGAATAACAACATGACTCCACGTGCGCCAATATTAGAGTTCCGAAGAATAAATGGGAATAACGAATTCAGgctgaaaggagaaaaaaatgatGACAGCTCAATCTCGTTGATCTTGCGTATTGCTGATTCATGTG GTCATGCAAGAAACAtccattttctcttttatttggaTTCTGATACAGCGCTTTCAGTTGCTGGTGAAATGGTGGAACAACTGGATTTATCTGATTATGATGTTATTTTTATAGCTGATTTTATTGATTTCTTAATCATTAAACTTGTACCTGGCTGGCAATCTTCTACTCATCACTCTTTAAGTGGGCCTTTGAGCATGTACAGGCAATCAAGTCAACTTTCATCCGATTATTATTCAAATCCACGACATTCAATTGCTTCGGTTGAGATAGGGTATGAACAAGCTGTTCTCTCTCAGTTGAATATGGGAAGCTCAGCAAGGGATCTTGTGCAAGTTGATGATGGCATATCAGACAAGAAGATGGAAGAGAAATGGtcaaatattaattataattcTAATTTCAATGGTTTAAATGGAGGAGAAAAAGTTTCTCAAGGGTCAGCTACGTCAGTACTCTTTGCTGAAAGCTATAGAAGTTTAAGTGGGCATACTGATGTTGACTCAACAATTTTGGATGATGACGGGTGTAAAGAAGATAAAAATTGTAACATTAGGGAGGGGCTTTCTTCAAATGGTTATGTTAGCAAATTGGAGTTGCCTTTTTCGAACTTAGGAGAACCTTGTGACAATCCAAATTCGCTAAGCGGTTCTTCATCATTGTCCCTGATTGATAAAGAGCAGAAAGAGTTGAAGGTGGAGCTTGAAATTATTGAAGCTCAATACCAGCATTGGTTTCATGAACTGTCAAGGATGCGGGAGGAAGCTCTGGAGAATGCTAGAAAGAGGTGGCTGATGATGAAGAGAGATGGTTGA
- the LOC103719464 gene encoding probable serine/threonine-protein kinase WNK4 isoform X1, with translation MDRYRFGFPRDVGGGDSDAECVEVDPTGRYIRYKEILGRGAFKTVYKAFDEVDGIEVAWNQVRIDEVLQSPDNLERLYSEVHLLKSLKHENIIKFYNSWVDDQKKTINIITELFTSGSLRQYRKKHKHVDMKAIKKWARQILRGLEYLHSHRPPILHRDLKCDNIFVNGNHGEVKIGDLGLAIVMQRPTARSVIGTPEFMAPELYEEEYNELVDIYSFGMCMLEMVTLEYPYSECRNPAQIYKKVTSGIKPAALAKVTDPQVRQFIEKCLVSASERLPAKELLKDPFLQYNNLKEAVFDHVDSSNVKPKVLISHSKQLSMEIDWDNKSVPGSSGTGTENNNMTPRAPILEFRRINGNNEFRLKGEKNDDSSISLILRIADSCGHARNIHFLFYLDSDTALSVAGEMVEQLDLSDYDVIFIADFIDFLIIKLVPGWQSSTHHSLSGPLSMYRQSSQLSSDYYSNPRHSIASVEIGYEQAVLSQLNMGSSARDLVQVDDGISDKKMEEKWSNINYNSNFNGLNGGEKVSQGSATSVLFAESYRSLSGHTDVDSTILDDDGCKEDKNCNIREGLSSNGYVSKLELPFSNLGEPCDNPNSLSGSSSLSLIDKEQKELKVELEIIEAQYQHWFHELSRMREEALENARKRWLMMKRDG, from the exons ATGGATCGCTATAGATTTGGGTTTCCGAGGGACGTGGGCGGTGGCGATTCGGATGCAGAGTGTGTCGAGGTTGATCCTACCGGGCGATACATCCGT TACAAGGAGATCCTGGGGAGAGGAGCATTCAAGACAGT TTATAAAGCATTTGACGAGGTCGATGGGATAGAAGTTGCATGGAACCAAGTCAGAATTGATGAGGTGCTGCAATCTCCAGACAACCTCGAAAGGTTGTATTCTGAAGTTCATCTGTTGAAGTCTCTAAAGCATGAAAACATTATCAAGTTTTATAACTCATGGGTGGATGATCAGAAGAAGACCATTAACATCATTACTGAGCTATTCACTTCCGGAAGCCTAAGGCA ATACCGTAAAAAGCATAAACATGTGGATATGAAGGCAATAAAAAAGTGGGCAAGGCAGATTCTTCGGGGCCTGGAATACCTTCACAGCCACAGACCTCCTATTCTTCATAGAGATTTGAAGTGTGACAACATCTTTGTCAATGGAAATCATGGAGAAGTTAAAATTGGAGATCTTGGATTGGCTATTGTCATGCAACGGCCTACAGCTCGTAGTGTCATCG GTACACCTGAATTTATGGCCCCAGAACTTTATGAAGAGGAATATAATGAATTGGTTGATATTTATTCTTTTGGAATGTGCATGTTGGAAATGGTTACTCTTGAATATCCTTACAGTGAATGCAGAAATCCAGCTCAAATTTATAAGAAAGTAACCTCT GGGATCAAGCCTGCAGCACTTGCTAAAGTTACGGATCCCCAAGTAAGACAATTTATTGAAAAATGTTTGGTTTCTGCTTCCGAGAGATTGCCTGCAAAGGAGCTCTTGAAAGACCCGTTTCTTCAATATAATAATTTGAAGGAGGCTGTTTTTGATCATGTTGATTCATCAAATGTTAAACCAAAAGTATTGATTTCACATTCAAAACAATTGTCAATGGAAATAGACTGGGATAATAAGTCAGTTCCAGGGAGCTCTGGTACTGGTACAGAGAATAACAACATGACTCCACGTGCGCCAATATTAGAGTTCCGAAGAATAAATGGGAATAACGAATTCAGgctgaaaggagaaaaaaatgatGACAGCTCAATCTCGTTGATCTTGCGTATTGCTGATTCATGTG GTCATGCAAGAAACAtccattttctcttttatttggaTTCTGATACAGCGCTTTCAGTTGCTGGTGAAATGGTGGAACAACTGGATTTATCTGATTATGATGTTATTTTTATAGCTGATTTTATTGATTTCTTAATCATTAAACTTGTACCTGGCTGGCAATCTTCTACTCATCACTCTTTAAGTGGGCCTTTGAGCATGTACAGGCAATCAAGTCAACTTTCATCCGATTATTATTCAAATCCACGACATTCAATTGCTTCGGTTGAGATAGGGTATGAACAAGCTGTTCTCTCTCAGTTGAATATGGGAAGCTCAGCAAGGGATCTTGTGCAAGTTGATGATGGCATATCAGACAAGAAGATGGAAGAGAAATGGtcaaatattaattataattcTAATTTCAATGGTTTAAATGGAGGAGAAAAAGTTTCTCAAGGGTCAGCTACGTCAGTACTCTTTGCTGAAAGCTATAGAAGTTTAAGTGGGCATACTGATGTTGACTCAACAATTTTGGATGATGACGGGTGTAAAGAAGATAAAAATTGTAACATTAGGGAGGGGCTTTCTTCAAATGGTTATGTTAGCAAATTGGAGTTGCCTTTTTCGAACTTAGGAGAACCTTGTGACAATCCAAATTCGCTAAGCGGTTCTTCATCATTGTCCCTGATTGATAAAGAGCAGAAAGAGTTGAAGGTGGAGCTTGAAATTATTGAAGCTCAATACCAGCATTGGTTTCATGAACTGTCAAGGATGCGGGAGGAAGCTCTGGAGAATGCTAGAAAGAGGTGGCTGATGATGAAGAGAGATGGTTGA